The Macadamia integrifolia cultivar HAES 741 chromosome 4, SCU_Mint_v3, whole genome shotgun sequence genome contains the following window.
aaaaaagtacattttttatACCTTTTTCCTTcagtgaagaatttttttttgcacttgATGTGTTTTCATCCGAGAGAGATTctctttttcaaattcaaaattcctcttgagaattgtaaaattttttttgctcccctataaattttcttgccaaaaacacaagaaaacataaaaaaaatatgaaaatataataagacaaaaatgaatgattatacaatgatttcctatgtgtttatctctctcttaaaatttaaattttttttgaattttttttttcttgataaccaaacatacatactctttttattttttcaccatttcttctcttttcttttctagattttttttttcttttcttttttctctcttgactaccaaacatagcctcaatGATGCATTTCTATCGATCATCGTTCCACAGTCGATGTTCGCCTAGAAGGTGGGGTAGCAGGTGGTAGTAACAGAGAATCTGTCTTCATTTTCTTACTTCAATCTTTAGTTATCGCAGGAGGGCTTACTCTTCATTAGGGGTAATAtgggtattaaaaaaaataaaaaactaaacgGCCAAAAGTTGACGGAGTGAACTTTTCTGTAATATTTGTCAACTGACAGGGAGGTTGGTAGAATATTCAAAAACTCCAGGGAGGAGAATGGAAATTGCTCAAAGAATTAACTTCAAAGATAGATTAATGATTGATCACATTACGTCTAATAATGTCATTAGCATTGATGTCTTGATCAGATTATTCTTGACCATTGCTTCAACCTTTTGAAAAAAACTTCAATGATTTGAAACACctatcttcctctttttttaacTTCTCATCAATAATCCAATAAGTAAAgcgagagagacagagagagagagagagagagagagcatggaGTTTGCGATGGTGCCATCTGGAACAGCGGGACCCATTTTATCAGAAGGCTTGAGGCACACCCGTAAATTCATGACTATTTACATaccctacctttttttttttttttttttttatgcccaATTTCTAATGTCCACCCATTTTTTGTCAAAACAAATGTAGCCAGAATGAAAAATTGACCCCATTCAGAGGAAGGTCCACAGACTAAGCTCCCCACCCACCACTACAGCATCATAAGGTTGGTTCTATTCACACCAGTCATCCATTTTCCGTTGACAGAAGGAAGCTATTaacatcaaatcaaatcaaaacacCTTATAAATCCAAACCTAAAAGTTGAATTTGGTGTAAACTGAGGGTGGACATGGGTTTTGATGTGTTAGGTTCATGTCTTCTCATCAAGTCTACCTCAACCCAAATACCCAAACGCTCTTGTTTAATAGACTTTTTAAAATTCCAAACACTAACATAACTTGCTGATTACCCACCCCTCAGCTAACATGATATGAAGGTTGCACACCTAAGTAAGCTGTCAGGGACTTGTATTGATTGTAGCCAAGTTACAAAACACATTCTCATGACCTTCATGTGCTCGATATGCACTCCCCTCCCACTCAGGAAGGGTAGTAAAAATCTCgaacctaaaaatgaaaatttcgtAATCAATACCCAACATGATTATATCTTGGGTCAAATCATTCAATATTGGGTTATTAAATTTTCCATTACTTTGCATCTGAATCCCTCAGATTTGAAAagttaaaatataaatatcatctaaaaagtatcaTTACTAAGGTAAGatattaagtagtttatataataATGCTGAGTAATGGTTACAGAGGTTtccattttaggtttgaaaattttcaatttccttcctttaatttcccttgcaattaaACAGATATGTACGTAAAACCAATTTTGGTGGGGGAGGTAATGTGACACAATTATCAAGAATTGGTtaagaaaatataataatttagaAAGGTTAGTAAAATGGAGGGGATCCAGTAAGACAGACACCATACTTACAGCCACATATATTGAGCAGCTGAATCTAGATTTAGGCTCCATTCCCCAGCCTGAAGTTTCCAAGAAATTGGCATAAAAATTAAACCAATGCTGCATTCCTCATGGGAAAAAATTAATCATTGGACATAACAAAAATGATGTTAAGCCAGTGTTCCAAAATTTCAACCAACCAATGCTTAGAAAGGCATTTGTGCCCAATTTTCAGGAGAACTGAATTGGTATATACAAGTGGAAAACAAACCAATAGGCTACAACAATTCCCATAGCCAAGGCAACAACACCATGGATAGAGTTTTACAGAAGCTTATACCCGCCTTTACAAGACAAAGGGGCTATAACCTATAAATGCAGTAGAATGGTAATCCAAAGTAAGTTTTTCTACAGGGTTGAGAGTGATTACCCTTGGGTGGCTACCATGGACTTACGAGCAACAGTGGTCAAACTTGGGTTCATCAGCATTCTGCTAATTTCTGTGTAAAACTCCAAGCAAAGTGAATTTATGTATGTTGCAActgacaaaaacaaaaagaaaggaggTGAGAAAAGCAAGAACATGGCAACTTTTATACTTtccgtttcttcttctctggtgTCGCATGGACTTGTTTTGTGTTTCCATACATCCGACGCTGATAATTTTCAAAGGCTTCAGAAACTGACTTGACCTGTTCAACATATTCCccacccccaaaagaaaaatgtcaTTGACTaagaaatcaataaataaaaatagaactGATGGATGATCTCCAATACTGTTTTCCACAAACCAGGTCATGCTTTTTAGCGTACACCCTCACGATCATATCTTGATAAGATGCAGGCAGCAGAAGGCTGATGTCCTCCTCCTTTATAGAAAGTTTCTCATTGCTATCATAGTCCTGTCATGAAGAACTGTTTACTTAatctaaaataaattatatctAAACCGTAAATAGATTTTCCTTCAGAAACAAATCAACAAGGGAGAGACAATCAATGGTCAATGTTTCTCTCGGTAAAGTTCAGGAAACAAAGTTAgctttaaaaatttcaaacaaaatcTAGCAGACTAACCGCTAAGTAATGTAATAGACTTGAGAACTAACACTGACTACACTAACATTAATAAGACTCAAAACAGAGCTCTATCTAGCTAATAAGCATCTTAATCTAACTCCAATAAATGAGACATTAAACTTGTGAATCCCTATGAATCTAAAAAATTGTGCCTTCGTAATTAGGCCCATTAAAAGTAAAAACAGCTGAAACAAAAGCCCACAACCAAATACTAGCAAAATAGCAATTTACAACCATTTTTTAGACCAGGTTCGCATAATTCCCCTTCAATTAAAAAAGGCTCATCCTCGAGTCTTGTAAAATGTAAGGAAAATCAACACATGATCGACCCTATGAAGTCGACAATCAGACCACGATccaatggaaagaaaaagacGTACACTTGTGCAGTTTCAAGGAAAGGACAGTCAAGTTCTAAAGATTATGAAGAATATGCTATATTCACATATCATATTCAAGAAAAACTTCTCAGACGACGAAGAAATTTCAGACACATGTAGGTATTAGAGACTGTGAAAGGAACTCTAGTCACTAAGATCACCAGCATCCAAATTCGAGACTGATGGTGAACCAGATTCAAAAGCAATAGAACTAAGATCATCAACatccaaatttgagaaaatagtGAATCAAAGtcgaaagaaagaaaattgccactGGACTTTCATAACAAATAAGCCACCTGGTGACACAATTGACAAGATACACTACCGTGTTACAACCAAGATTGCAGTGGACTTACAACATCTAATCACCCATAGATGCTTAAAAAACATTACATTGTCAATCCATaggcttttgcatgccatattTAAGTACCTATCCAATAAtattatgaaatttttatttgccTCAGTCTTAGGTCAATCTAATCGCTTTCGGGTTTAATACTGCTCATTCAAATTATAGCCTGCAGAAATAAGCAACCACTGTAGATTAACAGTTGATAAAGTGGTGTGACCATTAATTCTATTTTCCCTGTCatctaaaaattattttatgtttCCTTTTCCTTGGTCTAGAGTTCTAAAGAGAGTTAGGATCAGATTATACGATCTCTCCAATAAATCATTGTTTGCTGAGATTCAAAGCCATTGCCATTAGAAATAACGAGTAAAAGATATCAACTCATCCTAATCCATGTAAAGGAAAACCTAGGTATTTAAACTGAGcctaaaacagagaaagagagagagagagagagagagagagagagagagagagagacagcaACAAACCTGGAAAAACTTGATGCTGTGGAGGTAACACATGcacaacaaaatataaaaacagttaaaaaaaaacataacaatTGTTTTGATAGAGATATCTGAAAAAAGAGAATCAACAAGGATTCCATTCTTTCTCAACTACCTCTCAAGAGGACTGCGCCTTCCACGAGTCAAATCAATCTTGACATTACTAACAATGACATCCTCTTCTCTTAGAGTGACTTCACTACTTTTCTGCAtttaattgaatttttattaagaACCACAACAGGAGCTATTCTGCACTACACGATATAGAACAGATTTTAAATAACCTGCGAACAAACAATATCTTGAGCGGTGACAGGTTTGAAGTGCTCTAATTCATCAATCGGAACAGCAAACTCATTGCAATACTGCCATAAACAGCACATGGAACATtaggaaacaaaatataaattagTTGACAAAAAATAGCCAGACATGCACCAGTACTAAGTTCCCCTCTTTGGATACACAAACAACAAAACAGAGGTGAAGAATCAGAAAACATCAATACCTGGTACAAATCCCGTCTACGGATACGTtgaatcaaatcccttgaaaccCTCAGCTCATCGCTGGTATCTGTTTCAATTCTTTTTAGTATGGTATCATCCAACTACAATACCCAGAATGACAGAAAATTAGTGGACATATGATGGAAAAATTAACAATATTAATAGCAAACTCCAACAACTATCAAACCTTCCAGAAGTCAGCAGGTCGATTGATCTGAGAAGAAATTTTTAGATAACTGTCCGCTTCTACCAATACATCCACACACATGAGTTCTATTGCCTAGAAATGAAAATTAACAGTTCAGATGGAATACATATATTAggtttcaaaaatagaaaacagCAGAATAAGAACTGGAGTATGACTTCATGCCAACTATAGAAATCTCAGACATAAATCAATCACAGAATTTTATCATTGACATGTACCTTCACTTTTGAATGTGCATAGACAGTTCGATACAGATCAGCACGAGTTGAAAACAGCTTGTAGACAGAAAGATCTGGCCAAATCATTCAGAGATAAGCAGAAGAAATACAACAAAAATCAAGCATTGCTGAAATTTCCAAAGAATGGGAAATACTAACAATCCTTGGCACGGTAGCATATTTCGTTGTCAATAACACGCATAGTTTCCATCAATCTGCAAAAGAACTCAAAAAGTAGTTCTATCAATTTAACTGATAAaaacatttcaaattttcaaacacTTGCAAGTTGGAAAAGCATAAACATTTAAACCACAACACATTTACAAGGCAATCTGACTTTATTGCAACTATACAGTATTCAATGACCCGCAACAACTACATCACAAAAAAAGCAATAACCTTTACTCTTCCAATCAAGAATTACATGGTAACATTCTTTACACATTTATTGGAAAGGAAAAGTCTCTAAAAGCCTGTAGTTTTACCTTGGAAGATTTCAGATTTGAAAGTCTAAACTTGACGATCAGTATTCACTAACATGACTAAGCCATCCCAAAAGGAAACAAACCTTTCAAACTGAAAACTGCAGCCAAGACCACAAGCTCGACAATCACGGGCAATGTAATCAAACCTACAAAATGGGTAAAAATCTTTATATCATTACTGTCTTATGTAAAAGTCAATGTACaagcataaaaaataattacaaaggGTTGGAGGGCCAAAACCAtgttcaataagaaaattttgtcaCCAGAAGATGCTTACTTGTCAACATCTATTCCATTTCGACCATTTGCAACAATATCATACAAGAATTCCTTCTCCGTGCTCTATAAATTTAAACAAAGAGAACCAGGTAAAGTATGGCACAGAGCCATATgcctaagaagagagaaataaaataaaatttgaactgACAGGCACTTAATAGAGAAATAAGATATAAAGAGACTTAAGCTACTAAAAATCAGTGTCAAAATGACTTTACTTTTGGCACAGCAAATTCAGAGCTAGCAAGAATCATTTCCTGTTAGAAGAAggggtggaaaaaaaaaaagatttagttATTCCAATGGTTATAATTAacttcactaaaaaaaaaatttacttttcaTATTTATCTCAAGAAGCATCTATTAAAAGTGACGCTAATATATTGGTCAAAACCTCAACTCCAAATCACCTCCCCAGAgcccaagaaaaaagaaaaatgttaacAATTGCAGTATTAGAAGAGTTAAAGCGATTAAAATATGCCTCATGAATGAAAGAACCACTAAGTATTAACCAGTTTGCCGGAATCTAGTAACAGTAAAAATTAGATTACAAAAAGTTAACAATAGTAATAAAAAGAactaataataatgataagaCGATAAAAATTACAGTAGCAATACTCAagtaataaaaggaaaaaacaaggGTTCATTACACTAAACTCAATTCggtatttatttctttcttctagtTTTCACTTCCCTAAGTATTAACCAGTTTGCCGGAATCTAGTAACAGTAAAAATTAGATTACAAAAAGTTAACAATAGTAATAAAAAGAactaataataatgataagaCGATCAAAATTACAGTAGCAATACTCAcgtaataaaaggaaaaagtaagGGTTCATTACACTAAACTCAATTCggtatttatttctttcttctagttttcacttccctttctgATTGGTTACTGGTCTGACACACTTAACAATGTAATCAATATATTATCTACTAATTTCTTAGGCACTGAATACAAGAAGAGGATGTGCCAAAGACAAAATAGCATAAATTATTTGCACTATATCTGCCACATGGCCAGCTTGGTTGAGTCCCAAACTATGTGGACGTCATGTCCGTGTC
Protein-coding sequences here:
- the LOC122077013 gene encoding deoxynucleoside triphosphate triphosphohydrolase SAMHD1 homolog; the protein is MGASADEEHMLLSNQFDSVSAPLRDRRTSKYVQDNVHGCIFIEPLFLDFIDTQQFQRLRDLKQLGIACMVYPGAVHSRFEHSLGVYHLAGEAVQKLKLHHGSELGIDRFDMQTVKLAGLLHDIGHGPFSHLFEREFLPRVCKGVEWSHEHMSGDIIDYIVDQNCLKTDPDIIKKAKEMILASSEFAVPKSTEKEFLYDIVANGRNGIDVDKFDYIARDCRACGLGCSFQFERLMETMRVIDNEICYRAKDYLSVYKLFSTRADLYRTVYAHSKVKAIELMCVDVLVEADSYLKISSQINRPADFWKLDDTILKRIETDTSDELRVSRDLIQRIRRRDLYQYCNEFAVPIDELEHFKPVTAQDIVCSQKSSEVTLREEDVIVSNVKIDLTRGRRSPLESIKFFQDYDSNEKLSIKEEDISLLLPASYQDMIVRVYAKKHDLVKSVSEAFENYQRRMYGNTKQVHATPEKKKRKKLAEC